A stretch of Ranitomeya variabilis isolate aRanVar5 chromosome 3, aRanVar5.hap1, whole genome shotgun sequence DNA encodes these proteins:
- the TEX30 gene encoding testis-expressed protein 30 isoform X2, protein MNFSHLVSLASSLASHGLLCLRFTCKGLNLVYRTKAYNAVLAYVKSNEEYRVAGAFLAGRSMSSRAATSLMRTASEQDDSFIQGLICLSYPLHPPKAKSKLRDEDLLLITKPALFISGSADEMCDKTLMTNLVRKIKAPVKIHWVENANHGLTAKGKTLEDVLSEVNEQTLVWIQQTLKSEMA, encoded by the exons ATGAATTTCTCACATCTGGTGTCTTTGGCAAGTTCCCTCGCTTCCCACGGATTGCTGTGTCTGAGATTTACCTGTAAAGGACTTAATTTGGTGTACAGAACAAAAGCTTACAATGCAGTGTTG GCCTACGTAAAGTCTAATGAAGAATATAGAGTTGCTGGTGCCTTTCTTGCAG GACGGTCAATGAGCTCTCGTGCTGCCACCTCTCTAATGAGAACTGCTAGTGAACAAGATGACAGCTTCATCCAAGGGCTAATCTGTCTGTCATATCCCCTGCACCCTCCCAAGGCAAAAAGCAAGCTACGAGATGAAGATCTATTACTGATAACAAAACCTGCCTTGTTCATCTCTGGCTCAGCAGATGAGATGTGTGACAAG ACGTTGATGACAAATTTAGTGAGGAAAATCAAAGCTCCTGTAAAGATCCACTGGGTTGAAAATGCAAATCATGGCCTGACAGCGAAGGGGAAAACATTGGAAGACGTGTTATCAGAAGTGAATGAACAGACTTTAGTGTGGATTCAGCAAACATTGAAATCAGAAATGGCTTGA
- the TEX30 gene encoding testis-expressed protein 30 isoform X1 — protein sequence MGDYTEEKITIPFGDKYLDAILSLPRDCSGVRYGVILTHGAGGDMNFSHLVSLASSLASHGLLCLRFTCKGLNLVYRTKAYNAVLAYVKSNEEYRVAGAFLAGRSMSSRAATSLMRTASEQDDSFIQGLICLSYPLHPPKAKSKLRDEDLLLITKPALFISGSADEMCDKTLMTNLVRKIKAPVKIHWVENANHGLTAKGKTLEDVLSEVNEQTLVWIQQTLKSEMA from the exons GAGAAGATTACCATACCGTTTGGTGATAAATACCTAGATGCAATACTTTCTCTACCTAGAGACTGCAGTGGTGTTAGATATGGCGTTATACTGACACATGGCGCCGGAGGGGACATGAATTTCTCACATCTGGTGTCTTTGGCAAGTTCCCTCGCTTCCCACGGATTGCTGTGTCTGAGATTTACCTGTAAAGGACTTAATTTGGTGTACAGAACAAAAGCTTACAATGCAGTGTTG GCCTACGTAAAGTCTAATGAAGAATATAGAGTTGCTGGTGCCTTTCTTGCAG GACGGTCAATGAGCTCTCGTGCTGCCACCTCTCTAATGAGAACTGCTAGTGAACAAGATGACAGCTTCATCCAAGGGCTAATCTGTCTGTCATATCCCCTGCACCCTCCCAAGGCAAAAAGCAAGCTACGAGATGAAGATCTATTACTGATAACAAAACCTGCCTTGTTCATCTCTGGCTCAGCAGATGAGATGTGTGACAAG ACGTTGATGACAAATTTAGTGAGGAAAATCAAAGCTCCTGTAAAGATCCACTGGGTTGAAAATGCAAATCATGGCCTGACAGCGAAGGGGAAAACATTGGAAGACGTGTTATCAGAAGTGAATGAACAGACTTTAGTGTGGATTCAGCAAACATTGAAATCAGAAATGGCTTGA